From the genome of Arthrobacter russicus:
GGGTTTTGGTGGAGCCCTTCGACACCTTTTTCGGTGGGATAGCCTTGGTCGCCGATCCGGGCGGTGCGGAATTCTATTTGACCCCGACTGGCAATCGTCCCTTGGCCATGCCCAGGGACCCTTGGGATGTGTCCTGGGTTTCCGATCTGTGAGCGGGTGGCCTGGCGCGGACCGCCGGGTGGAATTGTTTTCGTGGTCATTGGTGCCGATCACGTCGATGCCGGGAATCGTGAACTTCTCGTCGAGTAAAATCCGGTATCCGAAAATATGAAAGCCCTGTGAGCGGCCGGATGTTCCTATAATCAATTGATTGGTCTGTCCTGGCGTTTTACGGTGAAACGGTATTGCTCGGGCGAAGCTCTCCATTTCACGGAGGGCGATGGGGGAGGCCGAGCAGGTTCCGGACCCGCGGTCGATCCGGCAACGGGTGCCTGCCGTTCTCCTGCCGCGTCGGAGAGATTGTTGAGACAAGCAGTCCTCTAGTGGATCGGATGGCATTATGGAAATCACTCGTCGGCAAGTTCTTACCAGCACTGCGCTGGGCGCCGCTGCGGCACCCTTGGTATTAGCCGCCTCTGCCGGCACCGCCCGGGCTGCAACGCCCGCGGCGTCGCTGCAGCTGCAAGACGAACTCCTGCTCGGCGTGGTCTTCGAGGACCCGACGCTTGCGGCGGTCCGATTGAAGTTCACCGACTCCGCAGGCTCGGTGAGTTGGCGGATCATCGAACGTTCCGCGCACGGCAAGGACGGCGAGCTCGCCACGGCAAGTGATCCGGTGGCCATTTCGGCCGAAATGGGTGCCGTCGAACTTGACCCGGCACACGTCGGCCGGGCCCGCCTCGGTGCAGTCGACGGGAAAACCAGCCGGTTCGCCCCGCAACGCAGGTCTACTGGTTCAGGCACGGTTGACTTCTTGGGCATCCCAGTCGTTTCCCGTTCAATGTGGGGCGCCGATGAGAGCCTGATGCAATGGAACCCGGAATTTTCTCGGACGCAGATCCTCACGGTGCACCATTCGGTGATTGCACCGAAGGCCGGCGACGTGGCCAGTACGGTGCGGGCCATCTACCAATTGCACGCGGTGACCAATGACTGGGGCGATATCGGCTACCACCTGCTGATCGGTCCGGACGGCACGGTCTTCGCCGGCCGTTCGACCGGGAACGACCGGCAGCCGGTGTTCCAATCGGCGGTGCGCCACGGACAAGTCCCGTCCGGCGTCACCGCGGCGCATTCCGGCGGCTTCAATACCGGGAACATCGGGATTTGCGTTCTGGGTGACTTCACCACGAAACAGCCCACTGCGGCTGCGTACGGTTCGTTGCTGAATGTCCTGGCCCGGCTGTGCCACGCGGTGCAATTGAACCCGTTGCGCGGAGTGTGGCCGATTCCGCCGGTGGCTTACCAGAACCCGGTGTCCGGGGTGAAGAAGCCGAATCCGGCGATTTCCCGGCATCGCGATTGGAACACCACCGAATGCCCGGGCAATGCCTTTGCGACGCGCTTCGATCTGCTGCGGCCGGAGGTCAAGCTCCGCATGGCGATGCTGGGCTTGCTGGTCTGAAGCTGCGGACGGGGCGGCCGCACCCGGTGCTGCCGCCCCGCTCCCGGTCAGCCGTTGCGCCGGCGCAGACTGCTGCCGAGTACTGCGAAGCCGCCGCCGAGGACCGCGACTGCGGCCAGGCCCAGCAGGGCCCAGATGCCGGACGGGGTCCCGGTGTCCGGCAGCCGCTGCAGGTTGGAAGCGGCCGGATTCACCACCGTTTCCGCACCGGCTTCAGTGTTTTCGCCGGGTTGCCCGGAATCGACGATGCGCGGATCCGTGACCTTCTCCGGATCCGGTTTGGTCACCGGAGGGGTGACTTCGGTGTTCCCGTCGCCGAAGGCCGCCTTGCCCGCGACTGTGCCGCCGACCAGCGGCAAGCTGAACTGGCTCCGTCCTAGATTGGCCGAAAGCACAGTTCCGGCGGGAGGCAGCACATTGCTTTCGGCGTCCGAAGCGAAGAGCATGATCTCCAGCTGGTTGCCGGCCTTGAACACATAGTCGGTGGAGATGAATGGGATGTCGATTTGGTATTCGGTACCTGGGACTACGGTTTCCGAACTGGTGAGGCTGTTCCGGTTCTGCGGATCAGCCCAGCCTCTGGTCACTACCGTGGCGGTGCCGTCAGGCGCCCGATCCAGGATCTGCAGAGAGATGTTCGCGGCAGGCCTGGAGAAACTCAGGGCCAAATTAGCGTTGGCGAAGCCGCTGAGCCGGACCGCGGATTTCGCCGGTGCCGTCGCGTAGAGCAGACGGTTTTGCGAGTTCGGCGTCGAGGCGAGCGTGCCGGAGGTGATGCTGCCATCGTCGCTCAACGATTCAATGCCGGGCTTCGGGGCATCTGCGAGTACCAGACCGCCGCTGCCATTTCCGCCGGAAAGTGGCCGGAAGGCCGCGGGCGCAGAGCCGACGGCGGGCCAGGACGGCTCGTTCTGCCAGCTGCCGTCTTCACGCTGGATCCGAAGATCCGGTGCGTTTTCCACCCCGTTCTGCACGTTGAAAAGGTATCGGGTGAACCACTTGTTGAGCATATTGGTCCATTCCGAACCGGCCACGGTAGCCGGGTCCACATGGTCTTGCTGGTGCAAGAGCAGCTTGGTGGGGACGCCGCGCTCCTTCAAGGCCAGGAACCATTTGGTGGTCTGATCATTGCGGACGTTCCAGTCTTTGAGCCCGGCGCTGATCAAGGTCGGCGTGGTCACCTTGCCGATATTGGCGAAGAAGTTCCGCTCATTCCAGAAATCGCTGTACTGTCCGGTGGCCCGGTCCTGCTGGTCCAGGAATTCCTGCGAGGTGGCCTGGCAGCTCTGCTCGTTCGGACGGTTGGTGCTGACCAGTTTGACGTAATTGTCCAGATCTTCGCCGTTGTACCCGGTCGGTTCCACCACGGCTCCGCCGACCCGGTAGTAATCGTAGAAATTGCTGAGCGGGGACATCGGCACAATGGCGTCCAGGCCTGCTACTCCGGTGGTTGAGGCCAAAATCGCTTGGGAACCCAGGTACGAAATGCCCCACATGCCGACTTTGCCGCTGGACCAATCAGTAGTCACTGAATTTCCTTGCAGGTCCAGTCCGCTGATCCGGCCGGTGACCCAATCGACGGCGGCTTTGGTTGATTCTGCTTCTTTCGCATTGAGCATCTGGGTGCAACCGGTGGAACCATTAGTGCCGATCGAGTCGATGGAAACGAAGGCGAAGCCGCGGTCGGTATAGAACGGGTAGTTCCGGCGGGCTCCGGTATTGAACCAGCCGGAGCTGGGCACCGTGCCGAAGGTCGGCTTGGGGATCGGTTTGCTCGGATCCCACAGTTCGCGTTTCATGTCGTGTACCAGGGTGTTGTTAGCCCCGGCGTTGTATGGGCTCATCCGGATCACTGTGGGGACTTTGAGCCCGTTCTGGGTGTCTTTGGGCCGGTACACCGTGGCGCGCAACCGTTCATTCTGGCCGTCTCCATCGGTGTCCACCGGGGTGGGGATCCACAATTCTTCGGTGATCAGGTCTTTACCCTGGTAGACCGGCTGGGCCATGCCATCGGCGAACTCGGGCTGTTGCACCGCAGCGGCCGAGGCGGTGCCGGTCGCCGGAGAGCTGGGAGTCGGCGTCGCCTCGGCCGGGTCCGGATTCTGGCTCGGCGTACTGCTCGGTTCTCCCGTCGGAGTAGCGCTTGGCGGGGCCGTGGCTTCGGCTGAGCTGCTCGGCGGGGTGCTACTGGTCGGGGTGCTACTGCTCGACGGCGTGCTGCTCGGAGCGATTTCCGAGGGCGCCGACGGCGAAGCCTGGCTGCTGGACTGCGTGGCATCGGGCTGGGCGGGTGGGGCATCGGTCATTGCGAAAGCGGTCAGCGGCAGGCCGGTGAAGACCAGGGCGGTCAGCGTGGCGGCGGCCGCGAAACGGCGTCGGAAATGGTGGGTGCTTTTCACAGTGGGCAACGTCGCTCATTCTCCGAATCGGGGTTGAAATCCATATCGCCCACAAGATTAGCAAGCTATTCTGTGGTATCGAGGAAAACCTCGGAATACGCCGCGGAGAATCTAAATCTGATTTAGCGATTGGTTGGACCGGATGATTTTTTCGCGGAAAGCTCAGGCGGGGACGTAGTGCACCGAGGCGCCGTGGCTGCAGCGCTGGCAACGGTGGCGACGGCCGCGGATGACCGCTTCGCTGATGCCCAGGCTGTAGACACCGCCAACGATCCGCACTGCGAGCATCGTCCAACGGACCCAAGGGACCCAGTTGCAGGTTTTGCAGTTGACGCACTGGGTGACCCGGCGCATCTGCGGTGCCGGAAGCACCGGCGGCGGAACCTGTTGCGGGGTCGCGGCAGGCGGAAGGTTCGGATTTTCGCTCATGGGGCCATCGCTTGGTCGAGGTGCTTGTTCCGGTCAGTTTTACAGTGGGGGGTGCGGATGCAGCCCAACTTCCAAGCGGCAGAGTTGAGCCACAGTGTTTCTGCCCCGTTTTCGGGCGGCAAAGCTGGGCCGTAAACGGGAAAAAGGTGGAGGGACGCTTTGCGTCCCTCCACCTTGCTGGTCGGGGTGACAGGATTTGAACCTGCGGCCTCGTCGTCCCGAACGACGCGCGCTACCAAGCTGCGCCACACCCCGATGCTTCCCGGCTGGTAACCCGCAAAGCAACCTCTCAAGGATAGCCGACGATGGCCGTCCAGCCCAAACCGGTCCACTGCATCTGGGGGAACCCGGGGATCGGGTCAGGGAAAACCACAGATGGGGGTTGCCCTGAGCGAGCCGGCCTGGCAGGGTGGCAGCACTCGTCACCTTTTTCAAACAAGCTATTCAGGCTCCTGAAAGGCAGTGAAAAGTATGCGTGTGCACAGACGACGAAGCAAAGGCATGGTTGCCGCAGTGGTTGCGACATCGGTGGTATTGGTGTCATTGGGTGCGGTGACGCCGGCAACAGCGGCATCGCAAAAAACCCTCCCGGAGCAGTTGACCGCCAAAGTGACCACCGACGGGGTCTACCGGCATTTGCGGGCCTTCCAAAGGATTGCCGACACCAATGGCGGCAATCGGGCCGCCGGGACGTCCGGTTACCAGAAGAGCGTCGACTATGTGGTCAATGCACTGACCCGAGCCGGGTTCAATGTCTCCACCCCGGAATTCAGCTATTCGAGCACGACCGTCAAAACGGCCCAGGCTACGTTCGACGGAACGGTTTACCCGGTGGGTGTTCTGACCGGATCCGGGAACTCCGCACCGGGTGGCACTCAGGCGAAACTCAGTATTGCCGCCGCCAACGGCTGTGCGGCCCAGGACTACCCGGCATCGGTGCAGAACTCGATCGTGCTGATCCAGCGGGGTGCATGCAATTTCTCGCAGAAACGGGACCTGGCCACAGCGGCCGGGGCCGTGGGCGCGGTGATCTACAACAATGTGCCGGGTTCGTTCAGCGGTACCTTGGGCAGCGCGCAAGTTTCCGGAATCCCGGTGGCAGCGATTTCGCAGGCCGAAGGGGAGGCTGCGTCGGCCAAGCCGGGGAGCCAGGTTTCCTTGGATATCCAGATTGAGGAAAAGCAGGTCGTCACGCAGAACGTGATCGCGGAGACCCGCACCGGGCGGGTGGACAACGTGGTGATGGCGGGGGCGCACTTGGACGGTGTGCCGGCCGGGCCCGGGATGAACGACAATGGCAGCGGCTCCGCAGCGCTGCTGGAAACGGCCTTGCAATTGGGCGGCAGCCCGAAGACCGAAAATGCGGTGCGCTTCGCC
Proteins encoded in this window:
- a CDS encoding peptidoglycan recognition protein family protein, giving the protein MEITRRQVLTSTALGAAAAPLVLAASAGTARAATPAASLQLQDELLLGVVFEDPTLAAVRLKFTDSAGSVSWRIIERSAHGKDGELATASDPVAISAEMGAVELDPAHVGRARLGAVDGKTSRFAPQRRSTGSGTVDFLGIPVVSRSMWGADESLMQWNPEFSRTQILTVHHSVIAPKAGDVASTVRAIYQLHAVTNDWGDIGYHLLIGPDGTVFAGRSTGNDRQPVFQSAVRHGQVPSGVTAAHSGGFNTGNIGICVLGDFTTKQPTAAAYGSLLNVLARLCHAVQLNPLRGVWPIPPVAYQNPVSGVKKPNPAISRHRDWNTTECPGNAFATRFDLLRPEVKLRMAMLGLLV
- a CDS encoding CocE/NonD family hydrolase, which encodes MKSTHHFRRRFAAAATLTALVFTGLPLTAFAMTDAPPAQPDATQSSSQASPSAPSEIAPSSTPSSSSTPTSSTPPSSSAEATAPPSATPTGEPSSTPSQNPDPAEATPTPSSPATGTASAAAVQQPEFADGMAQPVYQGKDLITEELWIPTPVDTDGDGQNERLRATVYRPKDTQNGLKVPTVIRMSPYNAGANNTLVHDMKRELWDPSKPIPKPTFGTVPSSGWFNTGARRNYPFYTDRGFAFVSIDSIGTNGSTGCTQMLNAKEAESTKAAVDWVTGRISGLDLQGNSVTTDWSSGKVGMWGISYLGSQAILASTTGVAGLDAIVPMSPLSNFYDYYRVGGAVVEPTGYNGEDLDNYVKLVSTNRPNEQSCQATSQEFLDQQDRATGQYSDFWNERNFFANIGKVTTPTLISAGLKDWNVRNDQTTKWFLALKERGVPTKLLLHQQDHVDPATVAGSEWTNMLNKWFTRYLFNVQNGVENAPDLRIQREDGSWQNEPSWPAVGSAPAAFRPLSGGNGSGGLVLADAPKPGIESLSDDGSITSGTLASTPNSQNRLLYATAPAKSAVRLSGFANANLALSFSRPAANISLQILDRAPDGTATVVTRGWADPQNRNSLTSSETVVPGTEYQIDIPFISTDYVFKAGNQLEIMLFASDAESNVLPPAGTVLSANLGRSQFSLPLVGGTVAGKAAFGDGNTEVTPPVTKPDPEKVTDPRIVDSGQPGENTEAGAETVVNPAASNLQRLPDTGTPSGIWALLGLAAVAVLGGGFAVLGSSLRRRNG
- a CDS encoding M28 family peptidase gives rise to the protein MHRRRSKGMVAAVVATSVVLVSLGAVTPATAASQKTLPEQLTAKVTTDGVYRHLRAFQRIADTNGGNRAAGTSGYQKSVDYVVNALTRAGFNVSTPEFSYSSTTVKTAQATFDGTVYPVGVLTGSGNSAPGGTQAKLSIAAANGCAAQDYPASVQNSIVLIQRGACNFSQKRDLATAAGAVGAVIYNNVPGSFSGTLGSAQVSGIPVAAISQAEGEAASAKPGSQVSLDIQIEEKQVVTQNVIAETRTGRVDNVVMAGAHLDGVPAGPGMNDNGSGSAALLETALQLGGSPKTENAVRFAWWGAEELGLLGSFDYVGNLTFEQQLDIALYMNFDMIGSPNAGYFVNGDNPDPNAQEPLGSKSIAKVFADYMQSAKGVVPEKGPLGGGTDHVPFARAGIASAGLFTGVNNLMSEEQAKKWGGQANQPYDPNYHQRGDNLNNINRTAIGVNSSTMAWGVGTFAMDTAEVNGIPPREQRANAQRSLMRSPGGAEAFPVNDPSRGRTPVS